A stretch of DNA from Pseudoalteromonas ruthenica:
AAGGTCATGAGTGAGCGCACTGGTAAGAAGGTCATGAAAGCGTTTGAGTTTGTTGATGCAGAAGACTTCAACGGCGCAATCGCAGTTCTTAAAGAACTCGACCCGTCTGATGAGTTTGACCGTGCGACTATTGATCGCTACCTAGGTCAGCTGTATGCCCAAGTAGACAACTATCAGTTGGCTATTAAGTATACACAAGACGCAATCAAGCCAGATGAGCTTAACTTTAACGACCAAGAGCAGGCGATGAAGCTGCTTGGTGACTTGTTGGCTAACATCAAGAAGTACAAAGAAGCAAAGCAAGCGTATATCGACTGGATGGACTTCACTGGTGAAGAAGATCCCACTGTATACACGCGTATCGCTCAAGCGAGTTATGAGCTTGGTCAGTTTAAAGATGTGGTAGAGCCTGCTGAGCGTGCTATTGAGCTCAATGCTAAAAAAGAGCCAAAGAAAGCACCGTTTCAGTTATTGATGGCAGCTCACTATGAAGCAAAAGAATTTGATAAAGCAGTTAAAATTCTTGAGCGTATGGTGAAAACCTGGCCAACAGACGGCAAAGCCTGGGTTAACCTTGGTAAGTTCTATATGCAAGTAGAAGACTATGAAAAAGGTCTCACTACGATGGATATTGCTTACGACAGTGGTTTCTTTGAATCAGAAACTGACTATAAAGTGTTAGCACAGCTCTACTCATTTGTAGGCGTTCCTTACAAAGCCGGTTTCCACATGGAGAAGGCCATCACTGATGGTAAGGTTAAGCGCATTAAGCAAAATGTCACGGCAATGGCTAGCTACTTTCATAATGCTAAAAACATTAAGACAGCAGCGAAGTATTACGAGGAAGCTGCAGAGTTTGATAACGATGCAGAGCTATTCCGTAAAGCCGGTGCCTTGCGCTTACAAGAGGAACAATTCGATAAAGCAGTGGTTTTATTGAAGCGTGCTCTTGATGAAGGCTCTGATAAGAAAGGGACTATTTACTCTGACTTAGCAGAAGCTTACCTACAGCAAGAAAAGTATAAGCAAGCCTACGCTGCGATTACTAAAGCAGCAGAAGATCCAAGCACGCGTAAATTCGCGCGTAGTTGGAAAACCTTCATTAAAGATAAAGCACAACGTAATGGTGTGAGTCTTTAAGCTCCTTATGCAATAATAAAAGGCCCCTCATTGGGGCCTTTTTTATTTCCACGCAATGCTTATTTAAGGAGCCATACGCGGTGCGCATACACAGCTTAATCTTGCTTGCTTTATTAACAACAGGGTGCTCTGAGCCTCAATCTATTTCAGTAACTACTTCGCAGCAGGCCTTAGTACAATTGAACGCCAAACTTACAGGCGATTTAACCAGCCCCTTAACGCCTTGGCCTTATTCTGATGCGTATCTCAAGCAGCGCCATGACCTATATCAGCAGTTTGATAGAGCGGCGCTCAGCAAGGCACAGCGCGCAACCTTGGACTATTTAATTACCGAGCAAAGGTATGTACGTCGCTATCAACCCTGGCCGCTAAGCAGCGCTATTTTCCGCTCTGAGCAGGCATTGCGCGATAGTCAAACGCAAGAACAAGCAGCGCAGTGGCTTGAGTTAGTGAAAAGCCGCTTGCAACAAGGTGAACAAAGCCAAATTTTTGTTAATCGCTATGAATTAGCAATGATGCAAGGTGAAGTAGAGCGATTAATCGAGCTCGCTGATAACAGTAAACTCAAAAGTGCAGCGACCCAACTACAACAGTATTTAGCTAACTATCGCCCTCGCAACCAGCTGGGGCTAAGTCAGCTGCCAAATGGCACTCAGTGGTATCAAGCAAAACTAAATTACTACACTGACCAGGTGCAGGCGCCGATTAAATGGCTTATGCAAATTCAAAGCAAGCTGGCCACACTCTCTGAATATGGCATCGCGCCTTTGCGCCAACCAGACAATGACCAGCGCGATGTAGGGCTAGATTGGCGACAAGGCTATGTGAATAAGCGCCAGTGGGCTCAGCAACAGAGTTTGAGTGTGGAACAAACGCGGTTAGCGCTTTTGTATATGGAGCTTGATATAGGTATTCACAGCCAACTTTGGACTGAGCAAATGGCGCTAACGTCGCTAGCCAAACAGGGGATCAGCGAGCGACGAGCAAAGCAAATGGTGTATGAGGTGGTCGCTTATCCAGCAATGAGCTTTATTTATGGCCATTTAATTGCGCGCGACTGATACTGTCGCAGCGCGCGCAGCGCTGCGTCGTCACATCTTTTTCTAGACGGTGTGGCTCTATGGGCTCTTCACAGTCAGAGCAAAAGCCAAATAATCCTAAATCAAACTGGCACTGAGTCGCTTCTAAGCGCTCTAGCCGGATAATGAGGTCTTTGTATTCTGGGCCTAAATGTTCGCTCAGTAATGCCACCCAGTCGCTTTCCGGCTCGTTGGTAAGCTTAGCATGCAGTCTTCTTTCATGGACTTGTGAAGCTTGTTGTAGCTTTGCCAAGAGTTGTCTGCGCGCATCCGCAAGCGCCTGAGAAACCTGTTGCTCGAAGTCATGGGTGAGGATACTCATAAATCGCCCCGTGTTTGCCTTGAATTGACTTTTATTGTGGCCAATATTCAAACTTGGGAACATGACAAGGATCAACCTTGGCGAATTTAGCAGATATTTTTTATCATCGTTGAGCGTGGTGCTGTAATTGTGCGAGCACTTCGTCCTTATCATGTAGTCGACGAATATCATCAAATAGCTGATCTGCTTGATGGTAAGTTCGTCGTAGATACCCTAACCACTGTTTAGTTCTGTTGGCAAAATAACGCTTCGCTTTGGTGTCGTCATCGTGCATAGATGAGTGAATAATATGGTAAAGCACATCGTGCCAAGTCATTTTCTCATGTATTTTGTTTTGGTCTGCGGCTTTGATCCAAGCCGCTAAGTCTGGCATTGCAAGCGCGCCGCGACCGAGCATCAGGTGTTGGCATAAGCTTTGATTTCTCGCACTATGAGCATCGTCGAGGCTCCAAATCTCTCCGTTTGCAACAATTTCAATATCAGCGTTACGCTGCACCAGCGGTGCCAGCAAGTGCCAATAAGCGGGAGGGCGATAGCCGTCGCGTTTAGTGCGGGCATGGATAGCAATACTGTCTGCGCCTGCTTGCACAACAGCATCAAAAATTTCACTACTACGTGAGGTATCGTCAAAGCCCAAGCGTACCTTAGCGGTTACCTTGTGTTCCTGTGCTACTGCTTCACGTACTGTTTTAACGATTTGATAAAGCTGTTCGGGCTCTTTGAGTAGTACGGCGCCGCCTTTACTTTTATTGACCGTTTTTGCTGGGCAGCCAAAGTTAAGGTCAATGCCATGAGAGCCGAGCTCTATAGCCTTAATCGCATTTTCTGCCAGGCACTGTGGATGCTGTCCAAGTAGTTGAATCCTCACGGGCGTTCCTGCACGCGTATAACCGCCGTTGAGTAGCTCAGGGCAATAGCGTAAGAAAACACGGCGCGGTAATCGCTGATTGACTACCCGCACAAACTCGGTCACACAGAGGTCAAAGCCGCCAATATCGGTAAGTAGTTGGCGCATTTTAAAATCAACAACGCCTTCCATGGGGGCTAAAATTAGTTTCATATATGACCTTCACTGCTAGCTGGGCGCGTATTCTAACCCGTTCGTCGCTATTGATAAAATACCTATATCGCGCCATAGTTATTCTGGTAATCGATATACCACATAAAAATTTAAAAATAATTTGAAAGGATCCAGGATGCATTCGGGTCTGATCTGTTGAATGCTACCAACCGAGAGAGAGCTAAAGCATGAATAATTTAAAAAAGAACTCCATCGCCTTAACCTTAGGTGCTGTTGTTGCATCGGGTGCGGCTGTGACTGCAACTGATGCACAGGCCAACCCATTTGAAATGCAAGAGATGGTTGCAGGATACCAGCTTGACGCAGCAGAGGGTAAATGTGGTGAAGGTAAGTGCGGCGGCGAAGCCAAAGGCAAAGAAGGCAAGTGCGGCGAAGGTAAATGCGGCGGTGAAGCCAAAGGCCAAGAAGGCAAGTGCGGCGAAGGTAAATGCGGCGGTGAAGCCAAAGGCAAAGAAGGCAAGTGCGGTGAAGGCAAATGTGGCGGTCACGGTCATGCCAAAGGTAAAGAAGGCAAGTGCGGCGAAGGTAAATGCGGCGGTGAAGCCAAAAGCAAAGAAGGCAAGTGCGGTGAAGGCAAATGTGGCGGTCACGGTCATGCCAAAGGCAAAGAAGGCAAGTGCGGCGAAGGTAAATGCGGCGGTGAAGCCAAAGGCAAAGAGGGCAAGTGCGGCGAAGGTAAATGTGGCGGTGAAGCCAAAGGTAAAGAAGGTAAGTGTGGTGAAGGCAAATGCGGTGGTCACAGCTAATCAGCCTTGAACTATCGTTAATTACCCGTAGTACCTAACAAGCCGCCGTAGAGCGGCTTGTACACTTTAAGGAGTGCAATATGTTGCAGCAGTCAGCGCCATTAGCTAATGTGGGCCTGGGTCTACGTCGTGAAATGCTGAGCGATATGCTTAATCATATTCCTAAGCAAATTGGCTTTATGGAGGTCGCCCCTGAGAACTGGTTGCGTCTAGGTGGTAAGCTTGGCAAGCAGTTTCGTGCGCTCACAGAACGTCATCCGTTCATTTGCCATGGTTTATCTTTATCATTGGGCTCGCCCGATCCTTTGGATGTGGCGTTTTTAAAAGATCTGAAGCAGTTTTTTGATGTGCACGATATTCGCCTTTACAGCGAGCACCTCAGTTATTGCTCCGCCGATGGTCATATGTATGATTTGATGCCCATTCCTTTCACAGAGGAGTCGATAAGCTATGTCGCTGCGCGGATCCGCCAGGTGCAAGATGTATTAGAGCGTCCTTTAGTCATTGAAAATGTGTCTTACTATGGTGCGCCAGGGCAGCAGCTTACAGAACTTGAATTTACTCAGCGTATATTGGCAGAAGCCGATTGCCAGTTGCTGCTTGATGTTAATAATATTTATGTGAACTCAGTAAATCATGGCTATGATGCCGAGCAGTTCTTGGCCGGTCTCCCCAGCGAGCGGATCGCCTACATGCATGTGGCTGGGCACTACAACGAGGCTGAAGATTTAATTGTCGACACCCATGGCGCTGATGTGATCGACCCCGTCTGGCAGCTGCTCAGGCGAGCTTATGAGTTGCACGGTGTACAGCCAACGTTATTAGAGCGGGATTTTAATATTCCACCGCTTAGCCAACTACTTAAAGAAATCGATACCATCGCTGATATCCAACAGCCTTTTTTAGCCCAACAGCAAAGAGCCTGATCATGCAGTTTCAACAACTACAGAAGCAATTTAGCGCCCATATTCGCGACCCCGAAGCTAATCCGCGCCCCGCAGATGTTGAAGACCGGCGAATGAAAATTTATCGTGAGTTGTTTTTCAATAACGTCAACGGCTTTTTAGAAAGTGGCTTTCCTGTGCTGCGAAGCTTGTACGATGATCAGCGGTGGCAGCAGTTAGTACGTCGATTTTTTGCTAGCCATCACGCCACATCCCCCTATTTTTTGGATATTTCTAAAGAATTTGTACTGTTTTTGGCACAGCAGTATGAGTTACAACACAGCGATCCGCCTTTTTTACAAGAGTTAGCCCATTACGAGTGGGTGGAGTTGGCAGTGTCTAGTGCACAAGACAGTGGCCAGTTAAAGCCGCTTTTTAATGTGCAAGAGCAACCTTTGTATATGAGTGAAACCGCGCAAGTAGTGTGTTATCACTTCCCTGTACAAACCATCTCGGTGGATAATCAGCCGCAGCAAGCGGATGAACAGCCCAGCTATATTTGTGTTTATCGCGACCAACAAGATGAGGTGCAGTTTCTCGCCTTAAACATGATGACCGCGTTATTGCTTGATACCCTTTCACAGCAACCAGGTATGACCTTAACGCAAGTATGTGAAGCGTTACAGCGCCAGGCGCCGCAATTTAATTATCAGCAGCTTTATCAGGGAGCCCTACAAATTGCAGAGCAACTGGCGCAGCGTCAAGTACTGCAAACGCTGGATTGTTAACCTCGATTCGATTATTATATGCGCCGTTTTATCGTGCTTAAAGAGGTAATGAAGATGGCGCAAAAAGGTGATTTCAAAGACCCTTTCAACTTTAAATATTTCGTCGCGTTTATCGCTGTATTTGCTGGCATTGGTTGCTTAAATGCCATTCTAGGTTGGGCCACATCTTTGGCCGCCTAATCACAGTACATACATAGAAATTGAAGCCCCGTGTTATTCGGGGCTTTTTAGTTTAACTAAACACCTCTTCTAAAACACGGATACTGCCTTGGTCCGCGTCAAGCTTAACTTGGGCACCTACAGGTAAAATAAATTGGCGATCAATATGGCCGATCATGGCTCCGTGATAAGCTGGAATGTTCAGCGGTGCAATGTAATCAGCCCAGATTTGTTCCAGCGTTAACGACCCATACCCACTGCCAGGCTGGCATTGGTTGCAATCACCAAACACGAAGCCGTTAATCTTATCCAATGCGCCCATGAGCTTGAGTGTACTCATCATTCGGTCAATGCGATAAGGCGCTTCATCAATATCCTCTAAAAATAAAATCGCGCCCTCAAAATTGGGTAAATAGTCACTGCCCGCAAGCGCCGACAGTACGGATAAATTACCGCCGATAAGGTGTCCTTGCGATTGTCCTGAGGTAATGGTTTGGGTGAGGTAGTGACGATTAACAAGCTCATCATCAGCTTTGTCTAAATTTTGGTAGAGCACTCGCTCGCGATGAACAAATAACTGTTTAAATTGGTGTACATTAAAGGGATTCCACTGGCTTGTGGCGTTGGGACCGTGGAAGCTGATCAACCCAGTTTTAGCAAGCAGGGCGTTATGCAGTGCAGTGATATCAGAGTAGCCCAGTAAGGGCTTAGGGTTAGCCTTGATAATTTGGTAGTCGAGCAGTGGCAAAATGCGTGCAGCGCCAGAGCCGCCGCGCAAGCATACGATGGCATCAACATTGGGGTCGGCAAAAAAGCCGTTAAGGTCGTCAGCGCGCTGTTGATCTAGACCCGCTAAATGCCCACGCCGCGCCATGATATGGGGACTGAGCTTGACGCGATAACCCAGTGCTTTGATTAACTGCTGCGCTAATATGATGTCTTTATGTTCAGCTGTGGCTGCTGAGGGGCTAGCTATACCTATGGTTGCATCAGTAGGCAAGGCTTTAGGTTTCAGTGTCGCTAAGGTGCTTTGCTGTGGCACACCAATCGCTTGGACCGCAGGAGCGAGCAGCGCACCGGCACCGAGCACAGTACAGCTTTTCAGGAAGTGACGTTTATTCATGGTATTGCCTCATCGTTTACCCTATAGGTAACGTAATGAAGCAATTATTTCAAATAAAAAAGTTGGCAGGAATAAAATAGTTTTAAGGCAGCCCTCAAAGTGATCTGAAGGCCGCTTTACAGTTACTCTACACCACGAAGTAAGGCGTTGACGCCAACTTTCTCGCGTGTCTGTTGGTCCACCTTCTTGACAATAACGGCGGCATACAGGCTATGGCTGCCATCTTTGCTAGGAATGGACCCAGGCACTACAACGGCTCCGGCTGGAACGCGACCATAATGAATTTGCCCGGTTTCACGGTCAAAGATACGCGTGCTTTGCGAGATGTACACACCCATAGAAATGACCGCGCCTTGCTCGACAATAACGCCCTCAACAATTTCAGAACGCGCACCGATAAAGCAGTCATCTTCAATGATAGTCGGGTTAGCCTGCAGTGGTTCCAGCACGCCGCCGATACCGACGCCCCCCGAAAGGTGTACGTTTTTACCAATTTGCGCGCATGAGCCCACTGTGGCCCATGTATCGACCATGGTACCGTCATCGACATAAGCACCAATATTAGTGTAAGAAGGCATCAGAACGACGTTCTTACCAATATAGCTGCCTTTGCGTGCAACGGCGTTGGGCACTACACGCATGCCTTCACGTTGAAATTGCTCGCTGCTGTAGTCGCTAAATTTAAGTGGCACCTTATCGTAGAACTGATTAACGCCATCGCTAATAGGCTGGTTGTCACGGATCCGAAAAGACAACAGCACCGCTTTTTTAAGCCATTGGTGCACCACCCACTCACCCGAGAGCTTTTCAGCCACCCGAGCATCACCTTTATCCAAACGCTCCAATACCGTATCTATCGCGTTTTTTACATCAGCATCAACCGTACTTGGGCTAATCGCGTCACGGTTTTCCCACGCGTTTTCAATAAGGGTTTTTAAATCTGCCATGGTGTCCTCATTAGTGAGCCGATTAAGCGGTGGTCGCTTCATTATCGGCATTTAGTTTTTTCCGAAGTGCCTGATGGATTTTAACTTGTTCTTCATCCGTCAGAGCTTGGTAATCATTATTTGAGACGACAAAAAAGTCCTCTGCGCGCTCACCCACAGTGGTAATGCGGGCGGCGTGTATGTGTAAGCGATGGCGCTGAAAAACTTGCGCTATTTTTGTTAACAGGCCAGGAATATCCACCGCTTGTA
This window harbors:
- a CDS encoding tetratricopeptide repeat protein; the encoded protein is MKNLSKVTALALLISLSGSVVSTSVFAAPNYEEIEKRKNAKTKVMSERTGKKVMKAFEFVDAEDFNGAIAVLKELDPSDEFDRATIDRYLGQLYAQVDNYQLAIKYTQDAIKPDELNFNDQEQAMKLLGDLLANIKKYKEAKQAYIDWMDFTGEEDPTVYTRIAQASYELGQFKDVVEPAERAIELNAKKEPKKAPFQLLMAAHYEAKEFDKAVKILERMVKTWPTDGKAWVNLGKFYMQVEDYEKGLTTMDIAYDSGFFESETDYKVLAQLYSFVGVPYKAGFHMEKAITDGKVKRIKQNVTAMASYFHNAKNIKTAAKYYEEAAEFDNDAELFRKAGALRLQEEQFDKAVVLLKRALDEGSDKKGTIYSDLAEAYLQQEKYKQAYAAITKAAEDPSTRKFARSWKTFIKDKAQRNGVSL
- a CDS encoding TraR/DksA C4-type zinc finger protein is translated as MSILTHDFEQQVSQALADARRQLLAKLQQASQVHERRLHAKLTNEPESDWVALLSEHLGPEYKDLIIRLERLEATQCQFDLGLFGFCSDCEEPIEPHRLEKDVTTQRCARCDSISRAQLNGHK
- a CDS encoding tRNA-dihydrouridine synthase; translation: MKLILAPMEGVVDFKMRQLLTDIGGFDLCVTEFVRVVNQRLPRRVFLRYCPELLNGGYTRAGTPVRIQLLGQHPQCLAENAIKAIELGSHGIDLNFGCPAKTVNKSKGGAVLLKEPEQLYQIVKTVREAVAQEHKVTAKVRLGFDDTSRSSEIFDAVVQAGADSIAIHARTKRDGYRPPAYWHLLAPLVQRNADIEIVANGEIWSLDDAHSARNQSLCQHLMLGRGALAMPDLAAWIKAADQNKIHEKMTWHDVLYHIIHSSMHDDDTKAKRYFANRTKQWLGYLRRTYHQADQLFDDIRRLHDKDEVLAQLQHHAQR
- a CDS encoding HvfA family oxazolone/thioamide-modified RiPP metallophore: MNNLKKNSIALTLGAVVASGAAVTATDAQANPFEMQEMVAGYQLDAAEGKCGEGKCGGEAKGKEGKCGEGKCGGEAKGQEGKCGEGKCGGEAKGKEGKCGEGKCGGHGHAKGKEGKCGEGKCGGEAKSKEGKCGEGKCGGHGHAKGKEGKCGEGKCGGEAKGKEGKCGEGKCGGEAKGKEGKCGEGKCGGHS
- a CDS encoding HvfB family MNIO-type RiPP peptide maturase, which codes for MLQQSAPLANVGLGLRREMLSDMLNHIPKQIGFMEVAPENWLRLGGKLGKQFRALTERHPFICHGLSLSLGSPDPLDVAFLKDLKQFFDVHDIRLYSEHLSYCSADGHMYDLMPIPFTEESISYVAARIRQVQDVLERPLVIENVSYYGAPGQQLTELEFTQRILAEADCQLLLDVNNIYVNSVNHGYDAEQFLAGLPSERIAYMHVAGHYNEAEDLIVDTHGADVIDPVWQLLRRAYELHGVQPTLLERDFNIPPLSQLLKEIDTIADIQQPFLAQQQRA
- a CDS encoding HvfC family RiPP maturation protein, with product MQFQQLQKQFSAHIRDPEANPRPADVEDRRMKIYRELFFNNVNGFLESGFPVLRSLYDDQRWQQLVRRFFASHHATSPYFLDISKEFVLFLAQQYELQHSDPPFLQELAHYEWVELAVSSAQDSGQLKPLFNVQEQPLYMSETAQVVCYHFPVQTISVDNQPQQADEQPSYICVYRDQQDEVQFLALNMMTALLLDTLSQQPGMTLTQVCEALQRQAPQFNYQQLYQGALQIAEQLAQRQVLQTLDC
- a CDS encoding S66 peptidase family protein, which gives rise to MNKRHFLKSCTVLGAGALLAPAVQAIGVPQQSTLATLKPKALPTDATIGIASPSAATAEHKDIILAQQLIKALGYRVKLSPHIMARRGHLAGLDQQRADDLNGFFADPNVDAIVCLRGGSGAARILPLLDYQIIKANPKPLLGYSDITALHNALLAKTGLISFHGPNATSQWNPFNVHQFKQLFVHRERVLYQNLDKADDELVNRHYLTQTITSGQSQGHLIGGNLSVLSALAGSDYLPNFEGAILFLEDIDEAPYRIDRMMSTLKLMGALDKINGFVFGDCNQCQPGSGYGSLTLEQIWADYIAPLNIPAYHGAMIGHIDRQFILPVGAQVKLDADQGSIRVLEEVFS
- the dapD gene encoding 2,3,4,5-tetrahydropyridine-2,6-dicarboxylate N-succinyltransferase is translated as MADLKTLIENAWENRDAISPSTVDADVKNAIDTVLERLDKGDARVAEKLSGEWVVHQWLKKAVLLSFRIRDNQPISDGVNQFYDKVPLKFSDYSSEQFQREGMRVVPNAVARKGSYIGKNVVLMPSYTNIGAYVDDGTMVDTWATVGSCAQIGKNVHLSGGVGIGGVLEPLQANPTIIEDDCFIGARSEIVEGVIVEQGAVISMGVYISQSTRIFDRETGQIHYGRVPAGAVVVPGSIPSKDGSHSLYAAVIVKKVDQQTREKVGVNALLRGVE